GATGGCCTTGCTGCCCAGCAGGCCGGGCGCCTCGCTAGAGAGCCACTGGTACAGCGGATGGGCCGACTGGCCATTCACGTCAATCTTGGACATCATCGGAAAGCTCACGCCGTAGTTGACCTGGCAGAAGGTGGCGATTTCGCTGTCGTTGCCGGGGTCTTGCGCGCCAAACTGGTTGCACGGAAAACCCAGCACCACCAGCCCCTGGCCGGCATAGGTTTTGTGCAGCTCCTCCAGGCCGCCGAACTGCGGCGTGAAACCGCACTCGCTGGCGGTGTTGACGATCAGCATGACCTTGCCCCTGAATTCGGACAGGGCGATGTCCTGGCCGTTGATCTGGCGCGCTTTGAAGTCGTAAACCGTGCTCATGGGATTTCTCCTGGTGTTCATCGTTGTCGTAAGGTAGCCGCAATTTTCCGCCGGGCAGCGTATTGCGCGAAGCGAAAAGCGTTGGGGCAATTTTCCGCCGGGCCGCCCCAAGGAAAATTAGCCCCCTCGGGGGGCAGTGCATTACGCGAAGCGAAAAGCGTGGGGGCTATTATTCTTTGGCCGAAGGCGCCGTGGCTGCCAGCACCGCCGCCAGCACGATCAAACTGCCACCCAGCAGGATGCGCGGCGTGAACTGGGCGGCCCCCAGCGCGGCGGCGGACCCGCTGGCAAACAGGATTTCGGTCAGCATCACAATTGCCGTCGCGCCGGCCGCCAGGCGTGCCGCGCCGTATTGCAGGGCCGCGTTGCTGGCCATGAAGGCCAGGCTCAACCCCAGCAGCACCGGAATGCCGGCCGCCTGCAGCGCCGGGCCGGGCACCACCTGCAGCGACAAGCCGAGCAGCGCGGCCAGCGTCGCCATCAGGCCGCTGCCGCCAAACATGGCCAGCATGCAGGTGTTGCCGGGCGCGTCGGCGAATTTGCGCAGTAGGCAATTGGTGACCGCAAAACTGAAGCCGCCCGCAATGGCCAGCCAGTCGGCGGCGCCCTGCGGAACCGGCCACGCAGAGTCGGGCGCCTTCAGCACGATCAGTACCCCGGTCATGGCCAGCAGCAGCCGAAACAGCGATGCGGCAGTCGGTTTTTCACCCAGCAGCAGCCACGCCACCAGCACCGACCAGGCCGGCATCAGGTAAAACAGCAGCACCACCCGCACCACGTCGCCCACGGTGACGGCCCAGTTGAAGCCGACATTCGTCAGGCCCGCCGCAAGGCCCAGCAGCCACAGCTGCGGATGCGCCGCAAAGCCGCGCCAGGCCTTGAACTGCACGGCCAGCAGCCCGGCGACGATCAGCAGGTACATCAGCGCCGTGGCCCACAGCGGGTGCAGGCCATGGCCCTGCAACTGGCGAAACGGCCACCAGGAAACGCCCCACACCAGCGCATTGAAGACCAGCGCGCCGACCGCCAGCGCAGCCGTTCGCCCGTGTGCCGCGCGGGCCGGATGCAGCCCCGCCATCAGTGCGATTTGTCGCTGCGGGCGATGCTGATCAGGTGGTCGAGCTGCAGCTTGTACTTGACGGTGTTGCTCTTGTGCCAGCGCTGGATCAGCCACATGTTGCCGGCCACCACGATGCCAAAACCGGTGATGGCGCCAAAGGCCGACAGCCCCATGCCGGTGGACAGGCT
This DNA window, taken from Polaromonas hydrogenivorans, encodes the following:
- a CDS encoding glutathione peroxidase, encoding MSTVYDFKARQINGQDIALSEFRGKVMLIVNTASECGFTPQFGGLEELHKTYAGQGLVVLGFPCNQFGAQDPGNDSEIATFCQVNYGVSFPMMSKIDVNGQSAHPLYQWLSSEAPGLLGSKAIKWNFTKFLVGRDGRVVKRYAPLDKPASLARDIEAALAA
- a CDS encoding DMT family transporter: MAGLHPARAAHGRTAALAVGALVFNALVWGVSWWPFRQLQGHGLHPLWATALMYLLIVAGLLAVQFKAWRGFAAHPQLWLLGLAAGLTNVGFNWAVTVGDVVRVVLLFYLMPAWSVLVAWLLLGEKPTAASLFRLLLAMTGVLIVLKAPDSAWPVPQGAADWLAIAGGFSFAVTNCLLRKFADAPGNTCMLAMFGGSGLMATLAALLGLSLQVVPGPALQAAGIPVLLGLSLAFMASNAALQYGAARLAAGATAIVMLTEILFASGSAAALGAAQFTPRILLGGSLIVLAAVLAATAPSAKE